The following proteins are encoded in a genomic region of Paenibacillus sp. FSL H3-0469:
- a CDS encoding helix-turn-helix transcriptional regulator produces MNDFDNYPDELGNFIRHFRKARGLTLRGLEEKSGISYSQLSKIERGESIPLKDNLDKIIEALGGDLKNRMYHLADYMPDIEYIKTLKQGYKLPQHNQSQDYIYETAFNKLKEFRAKEDKETSYVSFDSDEVIVYETEYGAGMVIEKIEKYNLTDVLNDKFEGSLDSLRRQPRQGRQAYLFGEWLREGIYELKEDEQDQVIQALKEFTQFKVQQIKGIYK; encoded by the coding sequence ATGAACGATTTCGATAATTACCCCGATGAGCTGGGGAATTTCATCCGGCACTTCAGAAAGGCCCGCGGATTAACCCTCAGGGGGCTGGAAGAGAAGAGCGGCATCAGCTATTCACAGCTCAGCAAGATTGAACGGGGAGAGAGTATCCCGCTGAAGGATAACCTCGACAAGATCATTGAGGCCCTCGGAGGAGATCTCAAGAACCGGATGTATCATTTGGCCGACTATATGCCTGATATCGAGTATATCAAGACACTCAAGCAGGGATACAAGCTGCCGCAGCATAATCAGTCTCAGGACTATATCTACGAGACGGCATTTAACAAGCTGAAGGAATTCCGGGCGAAGGAAGACAAAGAAACGTCATATGTTTCCTTCGATTCTGACGAGGTCATCGTTTATGAAACGGAATATGGGGCAGGAATGGTTATTGAGAAGATTGAGAAATACAACCTGACCGACGTGCTGAACGATAAATTCGAGGGAAGTCTGGACAGTCTCCGCAGGCAGCCGCGTCAGGGACGCCAGGCGTACTTATTTGGTGAATGGTTGCGTGAAGGTATCTATGAGCTGAAGGAAGACGAACAGGACCAGGTTATTCAGGCCTTGAAGGAATTCACCCAGTTCAAAGTGCAGCAGATCAAGGGCATATATAAGTAA
- the spo0A gene encoding sporulation transcription factor Spo0A: MQNIEVLLADDNREFTNLLAEYITEQEDMTVTGIAYNGEEVLQMLSGARKIPDVLILDIIMPHLDGLGVLERLRDMDLNPQPKIIMLTAFGQENITQRAVQLGASYYILKPFDMEVLANRVRQLVGTQGSMSTSGSMSGYSSSRSSSNVVPLSKGKNLDANITSIIHEIGVPAHIKGYQYLREAITMVYNNIEILGAITKTLYPAIAEKFKTTPSRVERAIRHAIEVAWTRGNIDSISHLFGYTINISKSKPTNSEFIAMVADKLRIEHKVS; encoded by the coding sequence GTGCAGAATATTGAAGTGTTGTTGGCCGATGATAACAGGGAGTTCACGAACTTGCTCGCCGAGTACATTACTGAACAAGAAGATATGACAGTGACAGGCATTGCCTACAATGGGGAAGAGGTACTTCAGATGCTCAGCGGAGCACGCAAGATCCCCGATGTCCTTATCCTTGATATTATTATGCCGCATCTGGACGGCCTCGGCGTTCTTGAACGCCTGCGTGATATGGATCTGAACCCGCAGCCCAAGATCATTATGCTGACCGCTTTTGGCCAGGAGAACATTACACAGAGAGCCGTTCAGCTTGGAGCCTCTTATTATATTCTGAAACCGTTTGACATGGAGGTTCTGGCGAACCGTGTGCGTCAGCTGGTCGGCACGCAGGGCAGCATGAGCACTTCCGGAAGCATGTCCGGCTATTCTTCTTCCAGATCTTCCAGTAATGTGGTTCCGCTGTCCAAGGGCAAGAACCTGGACGCGAATATTACCTCAATCATTCATGAAATCGGCGTCCCTGCGCATATCAAAGGCTACCAATACCTGCGTGAAGCCATCACCATGGTCTATAACAACATTGAGATACTTGGTGCCATCACCAAGACGCTGTATCCGGCTATTGCCGAGAAGTTCAAGACCACGCCTTCCCGCGTAGAACGCGCCATCCGTCACGCGATTGAAGTCGCCTGGACCCGTGGCAATATCGACAGCATCTCCCACCTGTTCGGCTATACGATTAATATCTCCAAATCCAAGCCAACTAACTCGGAATTTATTGCCATGGTCGCCGACAAGCTGCGCATTGAGCATAAGGTGTCTTGA
- the spoIVB gene encoding SpoIVB peptidase, translating to MKPNLRKLMPGLLFAFFLSLSGITGPSQIHAAPLEHQPLRAVQGTENELKVIPGGQTIGVKVKSAGVLVVGHHLIEVSEQSKISPGENSGILPGDLMISINGVKLDEVSKVARLVEQAGKSNDSLSIVYKRGGKEHTAQLKPAYDRTDKVWRLGLYIRDSAAGVGTLTFYAPKQGVYGALGHVITDMNTGTPIVVGSGHIVQSSVTSISKSQDGDPGEKRAHFLKESQVLGNVESNTDFGIFGKMTRNPEHSLYQEPIPVAMSSEVKEGPAQILTVVDGQQVERFNVEIIHVARQQTPATKGMVLRITDPRLLDKTGGIVQGMSGSPIVQNGRLIGAVTHVFVNDPKSGYGCFIEWMLRDSGVVQQDQELQYNLKAV from the coding sequence TTGAAGCCTAACCTCAGGAAGTTAATGCCCGGCCTTTTATTTGCCTTCTTTCTCAGTTTATCAGGCATAACGGGACCCTCACAGATCCACGCAGCACCGCTTGAACATCAGCCGCTTAGGGCGGTACAGGGAACCGAGAATGAACTTAAGGTCATCCCCGGAGGTCAGACGATTGGCGTGAAGGTGAAGTCGGCAGGCGTGCTGGTTGTTGGTCATCATCTGATTGAAGTATCGGAGCAGTCCAAGATTTCACCCGGCGAGAACAGCGGCATCCTGCCCGGCGATCTGATGATCTCCATCAACGGGGTGAAGCTGGACGAGGTATCGAAGGTAGCAAGGCTGGTCGAGCAGGCCGGCAAAAGCAATGATTCCTTAAGCATCGTCTACAAACGCGGCGGTAAAGAGCATACGGCTCAGCTGAAGCCCGCGTATGACCGCACAGACAAGGTGTGGCGGCTCGGGCTCTACATCCGCGATTCCGCAGCAGGTGTAGGGACCCTAACTTTCTATGCCCCGAAGCAGGGTGTGTATGGGGCCCTTGGGCATGTCATCACTGACATGAACACAGGTACGCCGATTGTGGTTGGCAGCGGCCATATCGTGCAGTCCAGCGTCACTTCAATCTCCAAGAGCCAGGATGGCGATCCGGGGGAGAAACGGGCCCATTTTCTGAAGGAAAGCCAGGTTCTCGGAAATGTGGAGAGCAACACGGATTTCGGAATTTTCGGTAAAATGACCCGTAATCCCGAGCACAGCCTGTATCAGGAGCCGATTCCGGTAGCCATGAGTTCGGAAGTGAAGGAAGGTCCCGCACAGATTCTTACTGTCGTCGATGGTCAGCAGGTCGAACGCTTCAACGTAGAGATCATCCATGTGGCCCGTCAACAGACCCCTGCTACTAAGGGCATGGTGCTGCGCATCACCGACCCGCGTCTGCTCGATAAGACCGGGGGGATTGTCCAGGGGATGAGTGGCAGCCCGATTGTCCAGAACGGCCGTCTAATCGGTGCAGTGACCCATGTGTTCGTCAATGATCCTAAGTCAGGGTATGGCTGCTTCATTGAGTGGATGCTTAGGGACTCCGGTGTGGTTCAACAGGATCAGGAGCTTCAATACAATCTTAAGGCGGTTTAG
- the recN gene encoding DNA repair protein RecN, with translation MLETLSIRNLAVVEAVDVHFYPGFHVLTGETGAGKSIIIDALALIAGGRGSADSIRYGCEKAEMEALFSLPGTHPVWDTLERLGIGAEREEHLVIRREITSQGKSTSRVNGQMVNLSMLREIGEQLVNIHGQHEHQNLLKAERHLGLLDTYGEPVIGPLKADYQEKYTAFAKVEKELRELQESSQKAYQMLDLYRFQLEEISAAGLKPGEDELLAEERVKLSHSEKMMDSVSGAYELLYDRQGLESIGNVISRLEDAVRYDEKGLRAVFEQLQSAYYQLEDAAFQLRDYREEIEFNPARLEDIENRLDLITGLQRKYGDSVEQILEYYQQIERETDLLENKDEYILKLTAKRDGLLHILMESAEALSGARRQCATDLASQVEGELKDLQMERTSLQVKMETLEDPRGMEYQGRRYRLTRQGIDSAEFMISPNPGEPLRPLGKIASGGELSRIMLAMKSIFARHDAIPVLIFDEVDTGVSGRAAQSIADKLYKLSSTCQVFSITHLPQVACMADHQYLIAKKVEDGRTMTEVDSLSAEGRVMELARMLGGVEITEKTLHHAQEMLGLAEASKAAAS, from the coding sequence GTGTTAGAGACATTGTCTATACGCAATCTGGCCGTGGTTGAGGCGGTGGATGTGCATTTTTATCCGGGATTCCATGTGCTTACAGGGGAGACCGGTGCCGGAAAATCAATTATCATCGATGCGCTCGCACTCATTGCCGGGGGACGCGGTTCCGCTGACTCCATCCGGTACGGGTGTGAGAAGGCCGAAATGGAAGCGCTTTTCAGTCTGCCGGGAACTCATCCGGTCTGGGATACGCTGGAGCGGCTGGGCATCGGGGCAGAGCGTGAGGAGCATCTGGTGATCCGCCGGGAGATTACCTCCCAGGGCAAGAGTACCTCGCGCGTGAACGGCCAGATGGTCAATCTGAGCATGCTGCGCGAAATCGGGGAACAACTGGTCAATATTCACGGACAACATGAGCATCAGAACCTGCTGAAGGCTGAACGTCACTTAGGGTTGCTGGATACCTATGGGGAACCGGTGATCGGACCGCTCAAAGCGGATTATCAGGAGAAATATACAGCCTTCGCCAAAGTGGAAAAAGAACTCCGGGAACTTCAGGAATCCAGCCAAAAGGCGTATCAGATGCTGGATTTGTACCGTTTTCAGCTGGAGGAAATTTCTGCTGCGGGACTAAAACCGGGAGAAGATGAATTACTTGCCGAAGAACGGGTAAAACTATCCCACAGTGAGAAAATGATGGATTCAGTATCCGGCGCATACGAGCTGCTGTATGACAGGCAAGGGCTGGAGTCCATTGGCAATGTAATCTCCAGGCTTGAAGATGCGGTGCGGTATGACGAGAAGGGTCTGCGGGCAGTCTTCGAGCAATTGCAGTCGGCTTATTACCAGCTGGAGGATGCGGCGTTTCAGCTGCGCGACTACCGTGAAGAGATCGAGTTCAATCCGGCGCGGCTGGAGGATATTGAGAACCGGCTGGATCTGATCACAGGACTGCAGCGCAAATACGGGGATAGCGTGGAGCAGATTCTGGAATATTATCAGCAGATTGAGCGGGAGACGGATCTTCTGGAGAATAAAGACGAATATATCCTGAAATTAACGGCCAAACGCGATGGCCTGCTTCATATCTTAATGGAGTCAGCCGAAGCTCTGAGCGGAGCGCGGCGGCAGTGTGCGACGGATCTTGCTTCACAGGTCGAGGGAGAGCTGAAGGATCTGCAGATGGAACGGACCTCACTCCAGGTGAAGATGGAGACGCTCGAAGATCCACGCGGCATGGAGTATCAGGGACGGCGGTACCGTCTGACCCGGCAGGGGATCGACAGCGCTGAATTCATGATCTCCCCGAATCCCGGCGAGCCGCTGCGTCCGCTGGGCAAGATCGCCTCCGGCGGAGAGCTGTCGCGGATTATGCTGGCAATGAAGAGTATTTTTGCGCGGCATGATGCGATTCCAGTCCTTATCTTTGATGAGGTGGATACCGGGGTTAGCGGGCGGGCAGCCCAGTCCATCGCGGACAAGCTGTATAAGCTGTCCTCCACCTGCCAGGTGTTCTCCATTACCCACCTGCCGCAGGTGGCCTGTATGGCGGATCATCAATACCTGATTGCCAAAAAAGTCGAAGACGGACGCACGATGACCGAGGTGGACTCCCTCTCGGCTGAAGGCCGCGTAATGGAGCTGGCCCGGATGCTGGGCGGTGTGGAAATTACCGAAAAAACATTGCATCACGCACAGGAGATGCTGGGTCTGGCCGAGGCCAGCAAGGCAGCTGCAAGCTAA
- the argR gene encoding transcriptional regulator ArgR, with amino-acid sequence MKGHRHIKIREIISQKEIETQDDLVEALREAGFQVTQATVSRDIKELLLIKVPMDDGRYKYSLPTDQRYNPTQKLKRVLVDNFVQIDYSANLVVMKCLPGTANSVAALIDNIDWPQIMGTISGDDTILIICRQPEDSKDVISQIMGYIS; translated from the coding sequence ATGAAGGGACACAGGCATATCAAGATTAGAGAAATTATCTCGCAAAAGGAAATCGAAACCCAGGATGATCTGGTCGAGGCGCTACGGGAAGCAGGCTTTCAAGTAACACAGGCTACCGTATCCCGCGATATTAAGGAACTGTTGCTGATCAAGGTACCGATGGATGACGGGCGTTACAAGTATTCTCTGCCCACCGACCAGCGTTACAATCCGACTCAGAAGCTGAAGCGGGTGCTGGTGGACAACTTTGTACAAATCGACTATTCCGCGAATCTTGTGGTCATGAAATGTCTGCCGGGAACGGCCAATTCCGTGGCTGCGCTGATCGACAATATCGACTGGCCGCAAATTATGGGTACGATCTCCGGAGACGACACCATTCTGATTATCTGCCGCCAGCCGGAGGACAGCAAGGACGTCATTTCACAAATTATGGGCTATATATCGTAA
- a CDS encoding TlyA family RNA methyltransferase, with protein MEHPKERIDVLLVEQGFYDSREKAKAAIMAGLVLANEERIEKPGMKVLRSSVLRVKGALHPYVSRGGLKFEKALRQFGIELTGRNMLDIGSSTGGFTDCALQNGAAHVYAIDVGHNQLDWSLRNDERVTVMEQTNFRYMTPPDLKGPVPDFASIDVSFISLRIILPPLMALLNRPADIAALIKPQFEAGREKVGKSGVVREPAVHREVLVNVLTMAAELGYTLAGLTYSPITGGEGNIEFLAHWKLLPSVQQTSAAEAQPNTFAALADSVIKEANATFSAAGHGNSSKR; from the coding sequence ATGGAACACCCTAAAGAACGAATTGATGTGCTGTTGGTGGAGCAAGGCTTCTACGACAGCCGGGAGAAGGCCAAGGCTGCCATTATGGCGGGCCTGGTGCTTGCGAACGAAGAACGGATTGAAAAGCCGGGGATGAAGGTGCTCCGCAGCTCTGTCCTCAGAGTCAAGGGAGCGCTGCACCCGTATGTCAGCCGGGGCGGCTTGAAGTTTGAGAAGGCCTTGCGGCAGTTCGGCATCGAGCTGACCGGCCGCAACATGCTGGATATCGGCTCCTCTACAGGAGGCTTCACCGATTGTGCGCTTCAGAATGGTGCAGCCCATGTGTACGCGATTGATGTGGGACATAACCAGCTCGACTGGAGCCTGCGTAATGATGAGCGGGTAACCGTAATGGAGCAGACCAACTTCCGTTACATGACCCCGCCTGATTTGAAGGGACCGGTACCTGACTTTGCAAGTATCGATGTCTCCTTTATTTCACTGAGAATCATCCTGCCGCCGCTCATGGCGCTGCTGAACCGTCCTGCTGATATCGCTGCGCTGATTAAGCCGCAGTTCGAAGCCGGGCGCGAGAAGGTGGGCAAGTCTGGAGTCGTACGCGAACCGGCTGTTCACCGGGAGGTGCTGGTAAACGTACTGACCATGGCAGCCGAACTGGGCTACACGCTTGCAGGACTGACATATTCCCCCATTACCGGCGGGGAAGGTAATATCGAATTTCTGGCACACTGGAAGCTGCTGCCTTCAGTGCAGCAGACTTCTGCGGCTGAAGCACAGCCGAATACTTTCGCCGCGCTTGCCGACTCCGTCATTAAGGAAGCGAATGCAACCTTCAGCGCTGCGGGCCATGGAAACTCATCGAAGCGATGA
- the dxs gene encoding 1-deoxy-D-xylulose-5-phosphate synthase, giving the protein MLLPQINDPQELKSLSVGELAALAEEIRQFLIEKLSVTGGHLASNLGVVELTLALHYCYDSPRDKMIYDVGHQAYVHKILTGRQDRFDSLRKQGGLCGFVKRTESEHDVWEAGHSSTSLSAAMGMAMARDLKGEDNKVIAVIGDGALTGGMAFEALNHIGHERRKLMVILNDNEMSIAPNVGAMHNYLSKIRSDRHYLRAKDEVEGLLKKIPAIGGRLAKTAQNVKDGLKNMLVPGVLFEELGFTYLGPVDGHDLEKMIDTFHQADNVSGPVLVHVLTTKGKGYKPAEVDSYKWHGISPYKIESGQVLQAVGNPMYTEVFGQTLIELGHQDKRLVAVTPAMPGGSGLFPFAKEFPDRMIDVGIAEQHAATLCAALAMEGMKPVFAVYSTFMQRAYDQIVHDICRHNANVMFAIDRAGFVGADGETHQGVYDIAFMRHIPNMVLMMPKDENELRHMMKTALDYNEGPIAYRYPRINGTGVALDAELHSLPIGTWERLRPGEDYAVLACGPMVQVAEEAAEVLKREGIQIGVVNARFLKPLDNTMLLDLAHAGTGMVVLEEASQAGGLGSAVLEFFAEQEIYDAHVHLMGVPDIFVEHGSIKEQRQETGLTVEAVCARIKSMKGLSTYTYKSTSTS; this is encoded by the coding sequence GTGCTGCTTCCACAAATAAATGATCCTCAGGAGCTAAAATCTTTATCAGTCGGGGAACTGGCTGCCCTTGCGGAGGAAATCCGCCAGTTTCTGATCGAGAAGCTGTCAGTAACAGGGGGACATCTCGCATCCAATTTGGGAGTCGTGGAGCTCACGCTGGCCCTGCATTACTGCTATGACAGTCCCCGGGATAAGATGATCTATGATGTAGGGCATCAAGCGTATGTCCACAAGATATTGACCGGCCGTCAGGACAGGTTCGACTCGCTGCGCAAGCAGGGCGGACTCTGCGGCTTCGTCAAACGTACGGAGAGTGAGCATGATGTCTGGGAAGCCGGACACAGCAGCACTTCTCTGTCAGCGGCAATGGGCATGGCGATGGCCCGTGATCTGAAGGGTGAAGACAATAAGGTAATTGCCGTTATCGGCGATGGCGCCCTCACTGGCGGAATGGCTTTTGAAGCGCTGAACCATATCGGGCATGAGCGCCGCAAGCTCATGGTGATCCTGAACGACAATGAAATGTCCATTGCGCCGAATGTTGGGGCGATGCATAACTATCTGAGCAAGATCCGTTCGGACCGTCATTATCTGCGGGCTAAGGACGAGGTCGAAGGCCTGCTGAAGAAAATCCCGGCCATCGGCGGACGTCTGGCGAAGACTGCGCAGAATGTGAAGGACGGCCTGAAGAACATGCTGGTACCCGGTGTTCTGTTCGAAGAACTCGGATTTACCTATTTGGGGCCCGTAGACGGTCATGATCTGGAGAAGATGATCGACACCTTCCATCAGGCGGATAATGTATCCGGGCCTGTTCTGGTGCATGTTCTTACCACCAAAGGCAAGGGCTACAAACCGGCGGAAGTCGATTCCTATAAATGGCATGGCATTTCCCCTTACAAAATCGAATCCGGCCAGGTGCTTCAAGCGGTCGGCAATCCGATGTATACGGAAGTCTTCGGACAGACGTTAATTGAGCTGGGGCATCAGGATAAGCGGCTGGTTGCCGTAACACCGGCGATGCCGGGCGGCTCGGGACTATTCCCGTTTGCCAAGGAATTCCCGGACCGGATGATTGATGTCGGGATCGCGGAGCAGCATGCGGCCACCTTATGTGCGGCCTTGGCTATGGAAGGCATGAAGCCGGTATTTGCCGTCTACTCCACCTTCATGCAGCGCGCCTATGATCAGATTGTTCACGACATTTGCCGCCATAATGCCAATGTTATGTTCGCCATCGACCGTGCGGGCTTCGTCGGTGCGGACGGAGAGACCCATCAGGGCGTGTACGATATCGCGTTTATGCGTCATATCCCGAACATGGTGCTTATGATGCCGAAGGATGAGAATGAGCTGCGCCACATGATGAAGACGGCGCTGGACTATAATGAAGGACCGATTGCTTACCGTTATCCGCGGATTAACGGCACGGGGGTGGCTTTGGATGCTGAGCTGCACAGTCTGCCTATCGGCACCTGGGAACGTCTGCGTCCCGGAGAGGATTATGCCGTGCTTGCCTGCGGCCCGATGGTTCAGGTGGCCGAAGAAGCGGCGGAAGTACTGAAGCGTGAAGGTATTCAGATCGGTGTAGTCAATGCGCGCTTCTTGAAGCCGCTGGATAACACGATGCTGCTTGATCTGGCACATGCCGGAACGGGTATGGTGGTGCTGGAAGAAGCGAGCCAGGCCGGCGGCCTTGGCAGTGCGGTGCTGGAGTTCTTTGCAGAGCAGGAGATATATGATGCGCATGTTCACCTGATGGGCGTGCCGGATATTTTCGTCGAGCATGGGTCCATCAAGGAGCAGCGGCAGGAGACGGGGCTTACCGTTGAAGCCGTGTGCGCACGTATTAAGTCAATGAAAGGGCTCAGCACTTATACCTATAAGTCAACCTCCACCTCCTAA
- a CDS encoding polyprenyl synthetase family protein: protein MSHSELEPSGGAAGPQGREPLEQYIADISSWVAAALSGVVPEHWDVPGVLRESMEYSLQAGGKRLRPLLVTAACEALGGSREAALPVAAAIEMVHTYSLIHDDLPAMDNDDYRRGKLTNHKVFGEAMAILAGDSLLTHAFYSVVQASRKYGVPAERVLSIVEDLAEMAGPRGMVGGQVADMEGEQGMTDLQQLQYIHLHKTGDLMIFSLLAGGRIAGANEGQLEALRRFGTQIGLAFQIQDDILDLIGDESKLGKKTGSDIKQQKVTYPYFIGLEASREEVKQLTAAAHLAILKGGFQDPSRLLEIADYLMSRDH from the coding sequence ATGAGTCATTCTGAGCTTGAGCCATCCGGCGGGGCGGCGGGGCCGCAGGGCCGCGAACCGCTGGAGCAGTATATAGCTGACATTAGCAGCTGGGTTGCTGCTGCTCTAAGCGGGGTCGTACCGGAGCATTGGGACGTCCCCGGGGTCCTAAGAGAGTCGATGGAATACTCGCTGCAAGCTGGTGGTAAGCGCCTGCGGCCTCTGCTGGTTACCGCTGCCTGCGAAGCACTGGGCGGCAGCCGCGAAGCTGCGCTGCCTGTAGCAGCTGCGATTGAAATGGTGCATACCTATTCTCTGATTCATGACGATCTTCCTGCGATGGATAATGATGATTACCGGCGCGGCAAGCTGACGAACCATAAGGTCTTCGGGGAAGCGATGGCCATTCTGGCCGGGGATTCGCTGCTGACCCATGCGTTCTACAGTGTGGTACAAGCCTCCCGTAAGTATGGGGTTCCGGCAGAGCGCGTGTTGTCCATCGTGGAGGATCTGGCTGAGATGGCAGGCCCGCGCGGTATGGTCGGCGGTCAGGTAGCCGATATGGAAGGCGAGCAGGGAATGACCGACCTGCAGCAGCTCCAGTATATTCATCTGCACAAGACTGGCGATCTGATGATCTTCTCCTTGCTTGCGGGCGGCAGAATCGCCGGTGCGAATGAGGGGCAGCTGGAGGCCCTGCGCCGGTTCGGCACACAGATTGGCCTTGCCTTCCAGATTCAGGATGATATTCTGGACCTCATCGGTGATGAGAGCAAGCTGGGCAAAAAAACCGGCAGTGATATCAAGCAGCAGAAGGTGACCTATCCGTATTTCATCGGCCTTGAAGCTTCGCGCGAAGAGGTGAAGCAACTTACGGCTGCTGCGCATTTGGCGATCCTAAAGGGAGGGTTCCAGGACCCGTCCCGGCTGCTGGAAATTGCAGATTATTTGATGTCACGTGACCACTAA
- the xseB gene encoding exodeoxyribonuclease VII small subunit, which yields MAKEAELDFEGAMERLEGIVRELEHGDVPLEKAIDLFQQGMKLSQLCGSKLEQVERKIEMITVEDGELRKKPFGSRLEGDSDESF from the coding sequence ATGGCGAAGGAAGCTGAGTTGGATTTTGAAGGAGCCATGGAGCGCCTGGAGGGTATCGTGCGTGAGCTTGAACACGGTGACGTTCCCCTGGAGAAAGCGATTGATTTATTCCAGCAGGGAATGAAGCTCTCGCAGCTATGCGGCAGCAAGCTGGAGCAGGTAGAGCGCAAGATTGAGATGATCACCGTAGAGGATGGCGAACTGCGGAAGAAGCCGTTCGGCAGCCGGCTGGAAGGCGATAGCGATGAGTCATTCTGA
- the xseA gene encoding exodeoxyribonuclease VII large subunit: MAAERQIYSIKELNKYIRMKLDSDTLLSDVWIRGEISNFTHHGSGHMYFTLKDESSRIKAIMFASHNSRLPFVPKEGTKVIARGNVTVYERDGQYQFYATHMQPDGIGSLYLAYEQLKSKLEKEGLFAAERKRPLPQFPRCIGVVTSPTGAAVRDIIITLQRRYPQVAIVLYPVLVQGKGAGPSIVQAIQNLNTMGEADVLIVGRGGGSLEELWAFNEEAVARAIAASRIPVISAVGHETDFTIADFAADLRAATPTAAAELAVPSAAELAGQLRMARQRLRQGLLRRSQRGGERLAALQRSLALAGPRRQLAQHAQRLDMLRAALLRAAESRHSRAQGRSALLHQSLQRFHPLSSVSAARRRTDGLTRELTAAMQARLADNRARFGAELRHLDALSPLKVMSRGYSLVYDEKEQHLIKSLKEVELGDVVNIKLNDGQLNCHVWGMKEDGKANGEGS; the protein is encoded by the coding sequence ATGGCGGCAGAGCGGCAGATCTACTCCATCAAGGAGCTTAACAAATATATCCGCATGAAGCTGGATTCGGATACGCTGCTGTCCGATGTATGGATTCGCGGTGAAATCTCGAATTTCACCCATCACGGAAGCGGGCATATGTACTTCACGCTAAAGGATGAGAGCAGCCGGATCAAAGCCATCATGTTCGCCTCGCATAACTCGCGGCTGCCGTTCGTGCCGAAGGAAGGCACGAAGGTCATCGCCAGAGGAAATGTGACCGTATATGAACGGGACGGGCAATACCAGTTCTATGCGACACATATGCAGCCTGACGGAATCGGCAGTCTGTATCTCGCATACGAGCAGCTGAAGAGCAAGCTGGAGAAGGAAGGACTGTTCGCAGCGGAGCGCAAGCGTCCGCTGCCGCAATTCCCGCGCTGTATAGGGGTTGTGACCTCCCCGACAGGAGCGGCTGTGAGGGACATTATCATCACTCTGCAGCGCCGCTACCCGCAGGTGGCGATTGTGCTCTACCCTGTACTAGTGCAGGGTAAGGGGGCTGGCCCGTCTATTGTACAGGCCATTCAGAACCTGAACACCATGGGTGAGGCCGATGTGCTGATTGTCGGGCGCGGCGGCGGCTCCCTGGAGGAGCTGTGGGCCTTCAATGAAGAGGCCGTCGCCCGGGCGATAGCGGCCTCCAGGATTCCGGTCATCTCGGCCGTGGGCCACGAGACCGACTTCACGATCGCCGATTTCGCCGCCGATCTCCGGGCGGCCACCCCTACGGCAGCGGCGGAGCTCGCTGTGCCGAGCGCAGCCGAGCTGGCCGGGCAGCTGCGCATGGCCCGGCAGCGGCTGCGCCAAGGGCTGCTGCGCCGCTCGCAGCGCGGCGGCGAACGCCTCGCTGCGCTGCAGCGCTCGCTGGCGCTGGCCGGCCCCCGCCGGCAGCTGGCCCAGCACGCGCAGCGGCTGGACATGCTGCGCGCGGCCCTGCTCCGCGCAGCAGAGTCAAGGCACAGCCGCGCACAGGGGCGCAGCGCGCTGCTGCACCAGAGCCTGCAGCGCTTCCATCCGCTTAGCAGCGTCAGCGCTGCCCGCCGGCGCACGGATGGCCTCACCCGTGAGCTGACGGCGGCTATGCAGGCGCGCCTTGCAGATAATCGCGCGCGGTTCGGGGCAGAGCTGCGCCATCTGGATGCGCTCAGCCCGCTTAAGGTCATGTCACGGGGCTACAGCCTTGTGTATGACGAGAAGGAACAGCATTTAATCAAATCGCTGAAGGAAGTAGAGCTTGGCGATGTGGTCAACATAAAGCTTAATGACGGACAACTAAACTGCCACGTATGGGGAATGAAGGAGGATGGCAAAGCGAATGGCGAAGGAAGCTGA